A genomic region of Hirundo rustica isolate bHirRus1 chromosome 12, bHirRus1.pri.v3, whole genome shotgun sequence contains the following coding sequences:
- the LOC120758210 gene encoding acylamino-acid-releasing enzyme-like, which translates to MEPPVQPSVEELSELYRELSQQPGLSTACLGPDLTTQYGGKYCSLYTEWSQRDLARSENIKFCRQYLIFHDGASIVYSGPAGTCSEIKDVLLSQESPSGMLKAVLRKVPGREKEKEKQFLEVWDQNQKVKSIDLTALDKHGSVYDDDQFGCLAWSHSETHLLYVAEKKRPKAESFFQSKVSELGTSDEDVGHPKKEDAPIKGEQFVYHEDWGETLSTRSVPVLCVLDIEGNSISVLEGIPEHLSPGQAFWSPEDTGVVFVGWWHDPFRLGLRHCTNRRSALFYVNLTGGRCELLSEDTRAVWSPRLSPDGCRIVYLENNVLGPHQQCSQLRMYDWYTKHTSTVLEAVPRQAWGAFPGIYCGTLPGMCWAADSRRILLDTAQRSQQDVFVVDTATGTTTSLTADSPKGSWSVLTIDRDLLVARFSTPSCPPVLKVAVLPAAGHEAETQWICLQDARPVPDISWSIRTLQPPPEQEHLQHRGLDFDAILMRPSEGPTAQKPPLVVMPHGGPHSVFTAGWMLYPAALCRVGFAVLLVNYRGSLGFGQDSVASLPGNVGTQDVHDVQFCVERVLQEETLDASRVALVGGSHGGFLACHLIGQFPDTYHACVVRNPVVNIASMVTTTDIPDWCLTETGLPYTPDALPDSAQWTEMLNKSPIRYVDRVRAPVLLMLGEDDRRVPPKQGLEYYRALKARGVPTRLLWYPGNNHALAGIEAEADGFMNMALWLLKHLKC; encoded by the exons ATGGAGCCGCCG GTACAGCCAAGTGTGGAGGAGCTGTCGGAGCTGTACCGAGAGCTGAGCCAGCAGCCGGGGCTCAGCACCGCCTGCCTTGGCCCCGACCTCACCACCCAGTATGGGGGCAAGTACTGCAGCCTCTACACTG AGTGGTCACAGCGGGACCTGGCAAGGTCTGAGAACATCAAGTTCTGCCGTCAGTACCTCATCTTCCACGATGGAGCCTCCATTGTCTACTCGGGGCCTGCTGGCACCTGCTCTGAGATCAAGGACGT GCTGCTGAGCCAAGAGTCCCCCAGTGGAATGCTGAAGGCCGTCCTGCGCAAGGTCcctggcagggagaaggagaaggagaagcagtTCCTGGAA GTCTGGGATCAGAACCAGAAGGTGAAGAGCATCGACCTGACAGCGCTGGACAAGCATGGCAGCGTCTATGATGATG ACCAGTTTGGGTGCCTTGCCTGGTCTCACTCGGAGACCCACCTGCTCTATGTGGCGGAGAAGAAGCGTCCCaaggctgagtccttcttccAGAGCAAAGTCTCCGAGCTGGGCACCTCTGACGAGGATGTGGGGCACCCCAAGAAGGAGGATGCACCCATCAAG GGGGAGCAGTTCGTGTACCACGAGGACTGGGGGGAGACGCTGAGCACCCGCAGTGTGCCCGTCCTCTGCGTCCTGGACATCGAGGGCAACAGCATCTCAGTGTTGGAGGGCATCCCAGAGCACCTCTCTCCTGGCCAG gcTTTCTGGTCGCCTGAGGACACCGGCGTGGTGTTTGTGGGCTGGTGGCACGACCCCTTCCGCCTGGGGCTGCGGCACTGCACGAACCGCCG gTCAGCGCTCTTCTACGTGAACCTGACGGGTGGGAGATGCG agctgctctctgagGACACCAGGGCCGTGTGGTCACCGCGACTCAGCCCCGATGGCTGCCGCATCGTCTACCTGGAGAACAATGTCCTGGGCCCCCACCAGCAGTGCAGCCAGCTCCGCATG TACGACTGGTACACCAAACACACCAGCACGGTGCTGGAGGCTGTGCCACGGCAAGCATGGG GTGCCTTCCCGGGAATTTACTGTGGCacactgccagggatgtgctgggcaGCCGACAGCCGCAGGATCCTGCTGGACACAGCCCAGCGTAGTCAGCAG GATGTGTTCGTGGTGGACACGGCAACAGGCACCACAACTTCGCTGACAGCTG atTCCCCCAAGGGAAGCTGGTCTGTCCTCACCATCGACCGAGACCTCTTGGTGGCCAGGTTCTCCACCCCTAGCTGCCCCCCCGTGTTG aAAGTGGCCGTCCTGCCCGCTGCCGGCCATGAGGCAGAGACACAGTGGATCTGCCTGCAGGATGCACGCCCCGTGCCCGACATCAGCTGGAGCATCCGcaccctgcagcccccaccAGAGCAGGAGCATCTCCAGCACA GGGGCCTGGACTTTGATGCCATCCTGATGCGCCCAAGCGAGGGTCCCACTGCCCAGAAGCCCCCCTTGGTCGTGATGCCCCATG GGGGCCCTCACTCCGTCTTCACAGCTGGGTGGATGTTGTACCCGGCGGCGCTGTGCCGTGTGggctttgctgtgctgctgg TGAATTACCGTGGCTCACTGGGCTTTGGCCAGGACAGCGTGGCCTCCCTGCCAGGCAACGTGGGCACACAGGACGTACATGATGTGCAG TTCTGCGTGGAGcgggtgctgcaggaggagacgCTGGATGCCAGCCGGGTGGCACTGGTCGGCGGCTCGCATGGGGGATTCCTGGCGTGCCACCTCATCGGGCAGTTCCCTGACACGTACCACGCCTGTGTGGTCCGCAACCCCGTGGTGAACATTGCCTCCATGGTGACCACCACCGATATCCCGGACTG GTGCCTGACAGAGACAGGGCTGCCCTACACACCCGATGCCCTGCCAGACTCAGCCCAGTGGACAGAGATGCTGAACAAGTCACCCATACGCTATGTCGACCGG gtccGTGCACCCGTACTGCTGATGCTGGGAGAGGACGACCGGCGTGTGCCCCCCAAGCAGGGTCTGGAGTATTACCGTGCCCTCAAGGCCCGTGGTGTGCCCACACG gctgctctggtACCCAGGGAACAACCATGCGCTGGCTGGCATCGAAGCTGAAGCTGATGGCTTCATGAACATGGCGCTATGGCTGCTCAAGCACCTGAAGTGCTAA